GTGCAGGAGACCCCTTTCAAAATCTGTCAGATGGTGACAACACTGCCTCACATGGGTATGAATCATCTCattgtccttcacagtaatcactcagcaTTTGATATTGTTCACACCACCCTTATATACCCTACAAGGCtcagtaacaacaacaaacatgaaaaagctaatgcactctggtggcctttCTGtctccaattatttacatgcctgtTGTTGGTATGCACGAGTACAAAGTGACATTAACgtatgaccatgtcttctgggtgcttcgctaTTTTTGTCAGGTATTGCGACAGTACAAAtcccacctacacagaactgccacatGTTAAGAAATTGAAATCtgaaaatgatgttgatgatgatgataaggttcGGTGGCCGCACAACAGCACCTGGAAAGAAACACTGATCAGTGGCACAATGAGATCAGGATCTGTTCACCGATAAGTTCAGGACATGTTTGATGCCTGATGATAATCATTTAAGATCTCAATGCATATTTCAAGCTAATAGTCCAATGTTTTCAGCAAAAATGTCGGCCAGTCATATTTTGGACTGTTATACCGTAATTTATCACTGTCAAGTGTTAACTTAGCTCTTTGCTGTATCTGCACAGGCTTCTCTACTCTACTATCCAGTCCTACAGTCAACTTTTCAGTCATGGGTTTTACCTCTCAAGGCAATCATGCCAGGGCACACTGCAACCACCTTGTAaacatcttcctcttcctccaggaGGCAGGAATCAACTGAATGGAACAGCATGTGTTATCTGCTCTACTGATCTGAATCCAAATTGAGTATGCTTGGAACTAGATGAAAAATGCAATGCATCATAGCAGAAATCATTCTCACACACTGTATTACCTCAGAAGGACTGCTACCATAGTGTGTGACAGGCTTGAACAATactttgtggacagtatgccatgacggATCCATTCAGGTAACAGTGCACAGAGTGGAGCAACATGGTATTGATATGTTACCCAGCAGCGCAATTTCACTTCACAAATATGTACTTGCAAATTGACTGCCTATATTTTGATTATTGTTTTATCTTTATTTCACAGGAAAGATTTTCCTTAGCTCAGTAAGCCTCATTCTGTCATTCCCTGCTTTTACAAAAATTTGAATGTTGTGAGTTCATtgctacaaatgttcaaaaaatggctctgatcactatgggactcaactgctgtggtcatcagtcccctagaacttagaactacttaaacctaactaacctaaggacatcacacacatccatgcccgaggcaggattcaaacctgcgaccatagcagtcgcacagttccggactgcgcgcctagaaccgcgagaccaccgcggccagctgctaCAAATGTGATTGCTTTCTTGCCAAGTAATGTAAGATTGTTAATAGATTGCAAAACACTTTAGAAAAAATAGAAAATCCACCTCTGACTGTAGCTTGCTTTTAATTATATAGCATGTTTCCATGGTGTTATATGTCTATATAAAGGGCTGAATGCTGACTATTTACAGAAGTTAAGtaacaacaaaattaattaaatcacataaagtttcaagtttcaatataaaaataaatgtgcagaaTAAATTAATAGCTTAGAAGTAACCTTTTCTGATTGCTTTCGAAACTAGCAGTGTAAATTTTTTGTAACAGCTGAATCCAGTTAACAACAAATATGGCTCTAAGTGATACATTCACGGGAACTGCCCTATACTAACAGATGTGGATGCCAAACTAACAGTTACACAATCATACCATTACAGGGGACTGATTACCTGCATTTGTTATGCTCAAAGATAAAGCTTCCAGAGAAGTAACCTGGAACATAAAGGTTATCATGTGATAGATTGTATGAGGAACAACCTGTTAATGCagtgacatgggggggggggggggggggtcagaaaacgaaaaaaaatgaaAACGGGTGTAaacccactgttgttgttgttgttgttgttgtggtggtggtggtggtcttcactcctgagcctgtttgatgcagctctccatgctactctatcctgtgcaagtttcttcatctcctagtacctacagcaacctacatccttctgaatctgcttggtatattcatctcttggtctccctctacaatttttaccctccacgctgccctccaatactaaattggtgatccctcgatggctcagaacatatcctactaaccaatcccttcttctagtcaagttgtgccacaaacttctcttctccccaatcctattcaatacctcctcattagttatgtgatctacccatctaatcttcagcattcttctgtagcacaacatttcaaaaccttctattctcttcttgtctaaactatttgtcgtccatgtttcacttccatacatggctacactccatacaaatactttcggaaatgacttcctgacacttaaatcaatactcgatgttaacaaatttctcttcttcagaaaggctttctttgccattgccagtctacattttatatactctctacttcaaccatcatcagttattttgctccccaaatagcaaaactcctttactactttaagtgtctcatttcctaatctaataacctcagcatcacccgacttaattcgactacattccattatgcttgttttgattttgttgatgttcatcttatatcctcccttcaagacactatccattccactcaactgctcctccaagtcctttgctgtctctgacagaattacaatgtcatcggcgaacctcaaagtttttatttcttctccatggattttaattcctactccgaatttttcttttgtttccttcactgcttgctcaatatacagattgaataacttcgggaagaggctacaaccactgcttccctttcatggccctcgactgttataactgccatctggtttctgtacaaattataaatagcctttcgctccctgtattttacccctgccatctacagaattggaaagagagtattccagtccacattgtcataagctttctctaatgctagaaacgtaggtttggctttccttaatcattcttctaagataaatcgtagggtcagtattgcctcacgtgttccaacatttctacagaatccaagctgatcttccccgaggtcagcttctaccagttattcaattcgtctgtaaagaattcacattagtattttgcagctgtgacttattaaactgatagttcagtaattttcacatctgtcaacacctgctttctttgggattggaattattatattcttcttgaagtctaagggaatttcgcctgtctcatacatcttgctcaccagatggtagagttttgttaggcctggctcccccaaggctgtcagtaattctaatggaatgttgtctacttccagggccttgtttcgacttagatctttcagtgctctgtcaaactcttcaagcagtatcgtatctcccatttcatcttcatctacctcctattccatttccataatattgtcctcaagaacatcgcccctgtatagaccctctatatactccttccacctttctgctttcccttctttacttagaattgggtttccatcaaagctcttgatattcatgcaagtggttctccttcctccaaagagctccttaattttcctgtaggcagtatctatctcacccctagtgagataagcctctacatccttacatttgtcctctagccatccctgcttagccattttgcacttcctgtcgatctcatttttgagacgtttgtatccctttttgcctgcttcacttactgcatttttgtattttctcctttcatcacttaaattcagaatctcttctgttatccaaggatttctactagccctcgtctttttacctacttgatcctctgctgccttcactatttcatttctcaaagctacccattcttcttcaactgaatttctttcccccattcctgtcaattgttcccttatgctctccctgaaactctgtacaacctctggttctttcagtttatccaggtcccatctccttaaattcccacctttttgcagtttcttcagttttaatgtacagttcataactaatagattgtggtcagagtccacatctgcccctggaaatgtcttacaacttaaaacttctctgtcttaccattatataatctatctaaaacctgtcAGTATTTACAGGCTTCttccatacaaccttcttttatgattcttgaaccaagtgttagctatgattaagttatgctctgtgcaaaattctatcaggcggcttcctctttcatttcttacccccaatccatagtcacctattacgtttccttctctcccttttcctactaccgaattccagtcacccatgactataaaattttcgactaccttctctatctgaataatttcttttatttcatcataaatttcttcaatttcttcgtcatcggcagagctagttggcatataaacttgtactactgtagtaggcatgggcttcgtgtctatcttgggcacaataatgctttcactatgcttacccacactcctatttttttattcattattaaaccaactagctggccgcggtggtcttgcggtgctaggcgcttcagtccggaaccgcgcgactgctacggtcgcaggttcgaatcctgcctcgggcatggatgtgtgtgatgtccttaggttagttaggtataggtagttctaagttctaggggactgatgaccttagatgttaagtcccatagtgctcagagccattttttaaaccaactcctgcattacccctatttgattctgtatttataaccctgtattcacctcaccaagagtcttgttcctcccgccaccgaacttcactaattcccactatatctaactttaacctatccatttctctttttaaattttctagcctacctgcctgattaagggtgacattccacgcttcggtccgtagaacgtcagttttctttctcctgataatgacgtcctcttgagtagtccccgcctggagatccgaatgtgggactattttacctctggaatattttacccaagaggatgccatcatcattttaccatacagtaaagctgcatgccctcgggaaaagttacagctgtagtttccccttgctttcaaccgttcgtagtaccagcacagcaaggccgttttggttactttacaagaccagatcagtcaatcatccatactgttgcccctgcaactactgcaaaggctgctgcccctcttcaggaaccacacgtttgtctggcctctcaacagatacccctccgttgtggttgcacctacggtacggctatctctatcgctgaggcacgcaagcctccccaccaacagcaaggtccatggttcatgagggggccggggtggtgggaggggggggggggggagggggggtaatccACTGATCATGACAAAATTATCACTGAAAAAGTCTGGGGATAACAAACAAAGTTTTCCATCAAGGCAGACCCATAAATGCCATATTCTGGAGGGGATTTGTGCTTGCCTTCTCCTGATATGTTGTGGAATACAGTTGTGTGTATGTATTCGGGCTTGTGCAGTGTAATATTGCGTTTTGGTTTTCatcaagaatggaagagaaaaggtAAAACCCAGTGTTGGCATGCAACCTAATCTCTCAATACCCCTTTTTGCTGGACACGTCACCTAGAAATTGCACACAACACATTATGGCAAATTTTGAAATTGAATCCATGACATTGCTGCAAGACCTGCtaatcaggaactttacaccaACCCCTTCCCCTCCTTGCTGGCCAAATATCTCAAAGAAAATTTCTTCTACTtccaaattttaaaacaattaactCAGATCAGATACCACCACAATTGTAAGACTCAATGTCTGCACCAAGGGGTGGTCTCCTACAAAGGAAAGGGACtccaaaaggaaattaaaattacaatagGAAAAAATACAGAGCACTGTTTTATTGCCATACGTTATTTTTTTCTGGAATCACCAAACCAGTTGTAAAATACATGTGCAAACActttaattaaatatttcattcaattttatgCATGCAGATGTTGTAACTAATAGCAGAAAATCCTCCTTTTTTGTCTCCCTATCACAGTTATCATGAATGAAACTAACACTTCTGTAATATCCCACATTTATGTGACAAATACAGGCAATAGCTAATGGTTTCAAACTTATAAATCACAAGGAATTTGACATCAAACTAAGTATATGCAACATTGGCCAATACCAAGGGAATGAAAATTAACGAACATTTACTTTTATAGGTGAAAGGCGAGGCAATGAGAAAAATTTGGCGTATGTTGATGGAAGATCTACCAAAGCAACTTGATGTATTTGAGCATTATGGGGTGGACCACTACATGAGTGCTGTGGGACTAACTGTATTACCAAAATACAGAGGACAAAATGTGGGACTTGAGATTTTACGtgctcgatttcaacttgtgaaaGGTGTTGGACTGAAGGCAACAGCAACAGCTTTCACTGCCATGGCCTCTCAAAAACAAGCACAGCGTGCAGGCTATGAGTTGTTGACTGAAATGGTATATAATGATTACAAGGTAGATGGAAAAGTTGTCTTCCCAGGGATGACCACACCATCAGTGAAATATATGGGCAAATACATACCTTGATGAGCAGAACATAAACTGTAATGGTCTTTCAGAAACAAAGTAGCAgagaaagtgtgttttttttttttgtcagtgtgagCACTGTACTGGTAATCTTTGTGTCATGGTCAGTAAGGTTTTTGGAAATGTTGCTATGTTCTCA
This genomic interval from Schistocerca serialis cubense isolate TAMUIC-IGC-003099 chromosome 8, iqSchSeri2.2, whole genome shotgun sequence contains the following:
- the LOC126416463 gene encoding uncharacterized protein LOC126416463; its protein translation is MPSNWKRPADVAFPQVWARCEGKTTLADGSKLVYRIQDATPEMHEEIVDRLMMVYFVRDEDICKTINLMADKTSMEDTRIMWKESLKQNVGLVAIREYPDGQEEIIGTNITCVVSKGEKSNPDEVKGEAMRKIWRMLMEDLPKQLDVFEHYGVDHYMSAVGLTVLPKYRGQNVGLEILRARFQLVKGVGLKATATAFTAMASQKQAQRAGYELLTEMVYNDYKVDGKVVFPGMTTPSVKYMGKYIP